CTTGATAGGATTCCGCAAACTCGTTGTCGGTGACCGTCATTGGCGCATCGTCTGGCGGGTCACGGCAGACACCGATGGCAAACCCATCCTTGATATCTCCGAAGTTTGGGCCGTAGGCGTCCGATCCGACAGTGAGATCTACGAGGAACTCAAGGCCCGCGTGGCACGGATAGGAGACGACCCCCGGCTACAACCGCTCAAGGACGTCATCGCCCAAATGGGACGTCTCTATGAATCCGTCGAGGCCGCCGCGGAACCCCCTCGAGAGACCACTGTGCCCAACTGGCTCCAGACCGCACTCCACGACCAACTCAACCTTAGCCCGGACGAGATCGCCAAAATATCGGCACAGCAAGGACAAGAACTGCTGATGAAATATTGGTCCAGCCGCCAGAAACCCTAGACCACAAGGCAACGGTCGCGGTGCGAACAGCGGCCAGGCCAAGACGACCGACAACTGCTCCCTGCCGTAAGCAAATCGCCAATCTAAACCAAAAAGTGTCAAAAGGTCGCCTTCAACCGGGGCGGACTTCCACTCTTTCAGCAGCGCAGACTTCGCCGTAAGATCAGCGTCGAGACGAGTCAGCGATTAGCCCATCAGCCGCCGCTAGGAACCATCTCGACTTGTCGGGCACCGCCCAAAGGCGCGGCGGGCAATGTTGTCGATGCCTGGCCGTCAAACGCTTCTTTTCCTCCCAGCCACGTCTGGAAAATGCGAATGCTGCCTATGCGGCCGGCTTCCACTTCGAGGGGGTTCTCCTCCAAAATCACCAGGTCCGCAAACTTGCCCGGTTCCAGTGATCCCACTTCGTGCTCCGAGAAGAGCTGCCAGGCCGCATGGCTGGTCTGTGCACGAATGGCGTCTTCAACACCGATCGCATGCTGAGGCCCGAGGATGCGGCCGCTGGCGGTTGCCCGGGTGACGGCAGTTTGCATGTTCAACAACGGGGATTCAGGCGTAACTGGAGGATCATTGTGCAGTGAGAACTTCATGCCGGCGGCAACCGCGGCGCCAGCCGGCGTCCAGTCCTCGGCGCGGTCCCCGAATAATTCCACCAGCACGTCTCCGTAGTAATGGATGTGAGCGACGAAGAACGAAATGCTGACTCCCAGGCCGGCCGCACGGTGGACCTGTGCCGGTGTGATGGTTCCGCAATGTTCCATCCTCAGCCGCCCATCGGGGCGGGGGAATTCTGTTTGGATCTGCTCGAAGACGTCCAGGACCATGTCCACGGCGATGTCGCCGTGGACATGGCAGGCCATCTGCCACCCCTTGGCGTAGTTGCGTCGGCAGACCTCCAGCAATTGCTCGCGGGTGTAGTTGGAACATCCACGATGGCCGCCTTCCAGGCCAATACTTCGCGTCGTTTCACTGTCCTTGTAGCCGAAGCTGGTCTCAATGTTGCCAATCCAGGGTGATCCGTCGGTCCACACCTTTACGCCGACCGGACGCAGCATGGCCGTTCCGGCACCCACCACGGGGTCCTGCCCCGGCATGGGCGCCTCTTCCCGCGCCCCCGACATTTCGTAGGTTCGGATCCGCACCGGGGAATCGTGGTCGGTCATGAATGCCTGCACCAGTGGGTAGTTGTCGGGGTGGAAGGCC
This genomic stretch from Arthrobacter dokdonellae harbors:
- a CDS encoding amidohydrolase, whose amino-acid sequence is MYPDVIFINATVLTVDEDFSSAEALAVTDGLVAAVGSNATLLETAGPETQIRDMLGKTILPGFIEAHGHPTAEMNFIGPDMVDIRASVCGTAGEVLERLRSAIDAAEQAGGNAWVAAFGWDPLLLPELPVISGSYLTTLSPVVPVSVMHYSAHSSWANAAAMELLGINEDTPNPGASQYLRDGVGRPTGEAKEIPACMTLMGPNATAGPTAFDGFLAHELQRTSAAGVTTTGDLAFHPDNYPLVQAFMTDHDSPVRIRTYEMSGAREEAPMPGQDPVVGAGTAMLRPVGVKVWTDGSPWIGNIETSFGYKDSETTRSIGLEGGHRGCSNYTREQLLEVCRRNYAKGWQMACHVHGDIAVDMVLDVFEQIQTEFPRPDGRLRMEHCGTITPAQVHRAAGLGVSISFFVAHIHYYGDVLVELFGDRAEDWTPAGAAVAAGMKFSLHNDPPVTPESPLLNMQTAVTRATASGRILGPQHAIGVEDAIRAQTSHAAWQLFSEHEVGSLEPGKFADLVILEENPLEVEAGRIGSIRIFQTWLGGKEAFDGQASTTLPAAPLGGARQVEMVPSGG
- a CDS encoding type II toxin-antitoxin system RelE family toxin gives rise to the protein MADLHRLGKKDPYKVRTVFKKMLLLERSPNAGEPLLGALIGFRKLVVGDRHWRIVWRVTADTDGKPILDISEVWAVGVRSDSEIYEELKARVARIGDDPRLQPLKDVIAQMGRLYESVEAAAEPPRETTVPNWLQTALHDQLNLSPDEIAKISAQQGQELLMKYWSSRQKP